In Shouchella patagoniensis, the following are encoded in one genomic region:
- the helD gene encoding RNA polymerase recycling motor HelD, protein MDSKRQQEQKRVDVVLEMIMSEANKLEKETARRKDEVVSIRKYFWDEVKVNTDTFDDYLETIIGLRQEAQALSVSQSSHRHASKRLSTLRRMKQAPYFGRIDFKEEGDSAKEQVYIGISSLTDASGEDFLIYDWRAPISSVYYDNEPGLVEYATPGGTISGTLEKKWQYLIRDGVLQSMFDTSLTIGDEILQQVLGQGTDKQMQSIVATIQQEQNKIIRHDKGRLLIVHGAAGSGKTSAALQRIAYLLYKYRERLNADQVILFSPNSMFSRYVSNVLPELGEENMQQVTFQQYLDRRLSKEFNVENAYEQLEYVLTAANSSSYRTRLEAIRFKASTRFFKAIESYRHSLELSGMLFTDILFRRKPIVTAQQIEERFYQYDTKLRFHNRLEKLQDWLLETINEFQKEERKKPWVQERIELLSNAEYHKAHAYLAKKRGFKRETLADYEMEPEALAELIVQQRTKRMRKQVRTLQFLDIKGMYKQLFADPMQINQWIEGETPADWEAIGQATLKMVNENKLFYEDATPFLLLKELIQGFQTNRSIKQIVVDEAQDYSPFQFEFLKRLFPVARMTVLGDFNQAIFAHASESVDFTKLTSLYGLNQTELIEIVRSYRSTKPIIECTRRLVPNGDRIIPFERDGKKPVLKQVESHDELHRLIAAKVEELRGDGYHSVAIICKSAEESIRAYQSMSNIEELKRLKSSSTEYEQGVVVVPSYLSKGIEFDAVIIYDASRQVYGAENVRRIFYTACTRAMHELQLYSVGEPSPFLRSALQEGFMEV, encoded by the coding sequence ATGGATTCTAAACGTCAGCAGGAACAAAAACGAGTAGATGTTGTCCTCGAGATGATTATGAGTGAAGCCAACAAATTGGAGAAAGAAACCGCTAGGCGTAAGGATGAAGTTGTTTCGATCCGCAAGTACTTTTGGGATGAGGTTAAAGTCAATACAGATACGTTTGATGATTATTTGGAAACCATTATCGGATTACGCCAAGAGGCTCAAGCACTGTCAGTAAGCCAAAGCAGTCATAGACATGCATCAAAGCGTTTGTCGACACTGCGCCGTATGAAACAGGCTCCTTATTTTGGCCGTATCGATTTTAAAGAAGAAGGAGATTCGGCGAAAGAACAAGTTTATATTGGAATCTCTTCTCTTACAGATGCAAGTGGAGAAGATTTTTTAATCTACGACTGGAGAGCGCCTATTTCAAGTGTCTACTATGATAACGAGCCCGGATTAGTCGAATACGCGACGCCAGGAGGCACAATCAGTGGCACATTGGAGAAAAAATGGCAATACTTGATTCGTGATGGGGTGCTTCAATCGATGTTTGACACGAGTCTCACCATTGGCGATGAAATTTTACAACAGGTTCTAGGACAAGGAACCGATAAACAGATGCAAAGTATCGTAGCAACCATTCAGCAGGAACAAAATAAAATCATTCGTCATGACAAAGGGAGATTGCTTATAGTTCATGGGGCGGCAGGGAGTGGCAAGACATCGGCTGCTTTGCAACGAATTGCTTATTTGCTTTACAAATACCGGGAGCGCCTGAATGCAGATCAAGTGATTCTCTTTTCGCCTAATTCGATGTTTAGTCGGTATGTGTCTAATGTACTGCCTGAACTAGGTGAGGAGAATATGCAACAAGTGACGTTTCAGCAATACTTAGATCGTCGCTTAAGTAAAGAGTTTAACGTTGAGAATGCGTACGAACAATTGGAATATGTGTTAACGGCGGCTAACTCGTCTTCCTATCGTACGAGGCTTGAAGCGATTCGCTTTAAAGCTTCTACTCGTTTTTTTAAAGCGATTGAATCGTATAGGCACTCACTCGAATTATCAGGAATGCTGTTTACGGACATTCTTTTCAGAAGGAAACCAATCGTTACTGCTCAACAAATAGAAGAACGGTTTTATCAGTATGATACAAAACTCCGCTTTCATAATCGACTTGAAAAGTTGCAAGATTGGCTTTTAGAAACAATAAATGAGTTTCAAAAAGAGGAACGGAAAAAGCCGTGGGTGCAAGAGCGTATAGAGCTGCTTAGCAATGCAGAGTACCATAAAGCCCATGCTTATTTAGCGAAAAAGCGAGGCTTTAAACGAGAAACACTTGCAGATTATGAGATGGAGCCAGAAGCACTTGCGGAGTTGATTGTTCAGCAACGTACAAAGCGGATGCGGAAGCAAGTCCGGACACTTCAATTTCTCGATATAAAAGGAATGTATAAGCAGTTGTTTGCAGATCCGATGCAAATCAACCAGTGGATCGAAGGAGAGACACCAGCGGATTGGGAAGCGATCGGTCAAGCGACGCTGAAAATGGTAAACGAAAACAAACTCTTTTATGAGGACGCTACGCCATTTTTGCTTTTAAAAGAGCTGATTCAAGGCTTTCAGACAAATAGATCGATTAAACAAATCGTTGTAGATGAGGCCCAAGATTATTCTCCGTTTCAATTTGAGTTCTTGAAGCGGTTGTTTCCAGTCGCAAGAATGACGGTGCTAGGCGATTTTAATCAGGCCATCTTTGCTCATGCTAGTGAAAGCGTTGATTTTACCAAACTTACTAGCCTTTATGGTCTGAATCAAACAGAGTTGATTGAAATTGTTCGGAGTTACCGATCAACGAAACCGATCATTGAATGTACGCGAAGGCTCGTTCCGAATGGAGACCGGATTATCCCGTTTGAACGTGACGGGAAGAAGCCGGTCCTAAAGCAAGTGGAGAGTCACGATGAATTGCATAGATTAATTGCCGCTAAAGTCGAAGAATTGCGAGGCGACGGTTATCATAGTGTGGCGATTATATGTAAATCGGCTGAGGAAAGCATACGCGCATATCAGTCGATGTCAAACATTGAGGAATTAAAACGCTTAAAAAGTAGCTCAACTGAATATGAACAAGGAGTCGTTGTCGTACCGTCGTATTTATCCAAGGGAATTGAATTTGACGCCGTCATCATTTATGATGCCTCGAGGCAAGTGTATGGCGCTGAAAATGTGCGTCGCATTTTCTATACAGCCTGTACGAGAGCAATGCATGAGTTGCAACTTTATAGCGTAGGAGAGCCTAGCCCGTTTTTGCGAAGTGCCTTGCAGGAGGGGTTTATGGAAGTTTAA
- a CDS encoding TetR/AcrR family transcriptional regulator, whose translation MKKSTDLRITRTREAIRRALAELIEEKGFELITVKDLTTRAQINRGTFYAHYQDKYDLMDRCQEEIIHGLAEVASINIAHVMIHLDKDSQKIIPYVTNVFHYLHKHKLFLKALLGPNGDLSFQSTLRSVMYNKIYGSKDPILNENHFLVPSEYYIAYISSAHIGVIQHWLLENEQKTPEEMAKILTTMTINGPVFAAGLKD comes from the coding sequence ATGAAAAAATCAACTGATTTACGTATCACTCGTACAAGAGAAGCAATCAGACGGGCGCTCGCCGAATTAATCGAGGAAAAAGGATTTGAATTAATTACCGTAAAGGATCTAACAACGAGAGCACAAATCAATCGAGGTACGTTTTATGCACATTATCAAGATAAGTATGATTTGATGGATAGATGCCAAGAAGAAATTATACATGGATTAGCAGAAGTTGCCTCTATAAACATCGCTCATGTCATGATTCATTTAGATAAGGACAGTCAAAAAATTATTCCTTATGTAACAAATGTTTTTCACTACTTGCATAAGCATAAACTGTTCTTAAAAGCATTGTTAGGACCTAATGGCGATTTATCGTTTCAATCAACGCTCAGAAGTGTCATGTACAACAAGATTTATGGAAGCAAAGATCCCATTTTAAACGAAAACCATTTCTTAGTACCGAGTGAATACTATATCGCTTATATCTCCTCTGCCCATATTGGCGTGATTCAACATTGGTTATTAGAAAATGAACAGAAAACACCAGAGGAAATGGCGAAAATTTTAACGACAATGACGATCAACGGACCAGTATTTGCGGCCGGTTTAAAAGACTAG
- a CDS encoding YhgE/Pip domain-containing protein, with amino-acid sequence MGKNKLFLSVPLIAVLVLFILSLTLIPSVNPQPEDVPIAIVNEDIGVKVPNQGELYLGNKMIELLLSVEEENSVVDWIEVKSTEEVINGLDEKEYYGAFIIPEEFSQKQASLRTAEPTSPHVEIIINEGKNYPAATMVNQVLNDVVENVNDTVRSQLLEEFQAEGGDLTVKQVTSLVNPIEAKTTKVNQVGENSANGNAPVTFFQPLWMSVLASAAILCFVTNKQTVLSQKENARLALAKVLMGAIASIVIGFALPWVTDAVIGLTMPSYLDTALFLTITAFSFILMILAVLSIVGIRGVPLFVVLLFFGAPLLSLAPEMMPSFYANWIYPWLPMRFMVEGLRDLFYFGNSLSWEMVSVLVWIAFVSLVVIMLTALKGKNTKK; translated from the coding sequence ATGGGTAAAAATAAATTGTTTCTTTCTGTTCCGCTTATTGCAGTTCTTGTTTTATTTATTCTCTCATTAACCTTGATTCCTAGTGTGAATCCTCAACCAGAAGATGTTCCAATTGCGATTGTAAATGAGGACATAGGCGTTAAGGTTCCTAATCAAGGAGAACTTTATTTGGGGAATAAAATGATTGAGTTGTTATTAAGTGTAGAAGAAGAGAATTCTGTTGTGGACTGGATCGAAGTAAAAAGTACGGAAGAGGTGATAAATGGTTTGGATGAAAAAGAGTATTATGGTGCTTTCATTATTCCGGAAGAATTTAGTCAAAAACAAGCTTCTTTACGAACGGCTGAACCAACAAGTCCGCACGTTGAAATCATCATAAATGAGGGGAAAAATTATCCCGCCGCTACAATGGTAAATCAAGTTTTAAACGATGTAGTGGAAAACGTGAACGATACAGTGCGTTCTCAACTTCTAGAAGAATTCCAAGCGGAAGGAGGCGACCTTACTGTAAAACAAGTGACAAGTCTAGTTAATCCTATTGAAGCCAAAACAACAAAGGTAAATCAAGTAGGAGAAAATAGTGCAAATGGAAACGCGCCTGTCACTTTTTTTCAACCATTGTGGATGAGTGTTTTAGCTAGTGCGGCGATTTTATGTTTTGTGACGAATAAACAAACAGTTCTTAGTCAAAAAGAGAATGCAAGGCTCGCGTTAGCAAAGGTTCTTATGGGGGCAATTGCTTCGATTGTAATTGGCTTTGCTCTTCCTTGGGTTACAGATGCAGTAATCGGTTTAACAATGCCCAGTTATCTAGATACTGCACTATTCCTAACAATTACTGCTTTTAGTTTCATCTTAATGATTTTAGCTGTTTTATCAATAGTAGGAATTAGAGGAGTTCCGTTATTTGTAGTGTTATTATTTTTTGGTGCGCCGTTATTATCATTAGCCCCGGAAATGATGCCATCCTTTTATGCAAACTGGATTTACCCATGGTTGCCAATGCGATTTATGGTTGAGGGATTAAGAGATCTCTTTTATTTTGGAAACAGTTTATCGTGGGAAATGGTTTCCGTTCTCGTTTGGATTGCTTTTGTTAGTTTAGTGGTTATTATGTTAACGGCTTTAAAAGGAAAAAACACTAAAAAATAG
- a CDS encoding carbonic anhydrase family protein — protein MILDPSELLPADLSSFQYDGSLTTPPCDEGVKWTVIDNPIELSREQIDRFQSIYPQNYRPVQDLGNRDVGYHYH, from the coding sequence GTGATCCTAGATCCAAGCGAACTGCTCCCTGCAGACCTTTCTTCATTTCAATATGATGGCTCACTTACAACTCCACCATGTGATGAAGGTGTTAAATGGACCGTAATTGATAACCCGATTGAGCTGTCACGTGAACAGATCGACCGTTTCCAATCGATTTATCCACAAAACTATCGTCCTGTCCAAGACCTAGGTAACCGGGATGTTGGCTATCATTATCATTAA
- a CDS encoding peptidoglycan-binding domain-containing protein, whose protein sequence is MKKKWLMIVPAIALTTAPIHLQATEVSAEEMVQSSEIPPELEPILAVALEHQPTLQHGSVRVEVELVQVKLSHFGYETVRDGIFGHETEQQVRQFQQDYDLEVDGVVGVHTWTELIGEDRVSFTIEDAITFAEEELNNDDLIFSSNGILHEDSDGNTFYSIRASSQDLIDGGGTGTVGFYDVFSDGTVREAEPR, encoded by the coding sequence ATGAAGAAGAAGTGGTTAATGATCGTTCCAGCAATTGCGTTAACGACTGCTCCCATTCACCTTCAAGCAACAGAAGTCTCAGCTGAGGAAATGGTTCAGTCATCAGAAATTCCCCCGGAACTTGAACCGATTTTAGCCGTTGCGCTTGAACATCAGCCCACTTTGCAACATGGCAGTGTGCGTGTAGAGGTAGAGCTTGTTCAAGTGAAACTAAGTCACTTTGGGTATGAAACGGTCAGAGATGGTATTTTCGGTCATGAAACCGAGCAACAAGTTCGCCAGTTCCAACAAGATTATGATTTAGAAGTGGATGGCGTTGTTGGTGTTCACACGTGGACGGAATTGATTGGGGAAGATCGGGTAAGTTTTACTATTGAAGACGCAATTACTTTTGCGGAAGAAGAATTAAATAACGATGACCTCATTTTCTCCAGTAACGGTATTCTTCATGAAGATTCGGATGGAAATACCTTTTATTCGATTCGAGCGTCAAGTCAAGATTTAATTGACGGTGGAGGAACCGGTACTGTCGGTTTTTATGATGTATTTAGCGATGGAACGGTTAGAGAAGCTGAACCAAGATAA
- a CDS encoding class I SAM-dependent methyltransferase, which yields MGKLEDYFESNNGRLIHKWMHYFDIYERHFERFVGQEVNILEIGVSHGGSLQMWKDYFGEKANIVGIDIDPRCKSFEEEQVNIIIGDQGDREFWGEIKSSLPTFDIIIDDGGHHMHQLKISYEEMFPALSPNGVYLLEDLHTSYEWEYGGGYNEPNSFIEYSKKLIDNLHAWYSRDPQLEVNPFTTSTWSMSYYDSVLVIEKRPKTQPHHRMTGTPSW from the coding sequence GTGGGGAAATTAGAGGATTACTTCGAATCAAATAACGGTCGCTTGATTCACAAGTGGATGCATTATTTTGATATTTACGAGCGTCATTTCGAGAGGTTTGTTGGGCAAGAAGTCAATATCTTAGAAATTGGCGTTTCCCACGGTGGGTCACTTCAAATGTGGAAGGATTATTTTGGGGAGAAAGCCAATATCGTTGGAATCGATATTGATCCTCGTTGTAAATCGTTTGAAGAAGAACAAGTGAATATCATCATTGGTGATCAAGGTGATAGAGAGTTTTGGGGAGAAATCAAATCGTCTTTGCCTACATTTGATATCATCATTGACGATGGTGGACACCATATGCATCAGCTAAAGATTTCCTATGAGGAAATGTTTCCTGCTCTTTCTCCTAATGGAGTTTATCTTTTAGAGGACTTGCACACAAGCTACGAGTGGGAATATGGCGGGGGTTACAACGAGCCAAATAGTTTTATTGAGTATTCAAAGAAGTTAATTGACAATTTACATGCTTGGTATTCTAGAGATCCTCAATTAGAAGTAAACCCGTTTACGACATCCACTTGGTCGATGAGTTATTATGATAGTGTTTTAGTCATTGAAAAAAGACCAAAGACACAACCACATCATAGAATGACAGGAACACCTTCTTGGTAA
- a CDS encoding IS3 family transposase, whose protein sequence is MERWKKNCNPHMEKRNDLDRELADYLHWYNHFRLHGTLQYQSPIEFKQTAHKKMSKKVLTVHLEDTGVGKLVDNLIESVKSYHRKSYREV, encoded by the coding sequence ATGGAGCGATGGAAGAAGAACTGCAACCCTCATATGGAGAAAAGAAATGACTTGGACCGCGAACTAGCTGACTATCTTCATTGGTATAATCATTTTCGTCTGCATGGAACCTTACAGTATCAAAGCCCAATTGAATTCAAACAAACTGCCCACAAAAAAATGTCTAAAAAAGTGTTGACGGTCCATTTAGAAGATACTGGAGTGGGAAAGTTGGTAGATAACTTAATTGAATCTGTAAAATCATACCATAGGAAATCGTATAGAGAGGTGTAG
- a CDS encoding DUF6792 domain-containing protein, producing MSQILENKMVQMRITNLEYKFDDMTEKEVVHSIQRIYLEETGKPLEVNIEIERMDTYSQQFTSDAKGTAIILDSEGDEGEIKEIVFISRGSETNNDWIDNVFGIGVGTGGAQYARDSTTFIDIVNEKNKTADNVPIYSLAHSKGHNTVATIQLRDEYFSEVNTFNGAQSNTIQQIIYDEDFRFEVRRKFNVSDLDSIRSIPPEELEAFAKDYYEDKGTNIHQTRSTSDFLYALDAMPGMFVVGNVQEHQTDHVNDGFVGAMDAISKEDLQLISHFLAPYGEVYAEDGVDGLLQSALDEAYQFYVNNPEADPIDFDSVRDSMGGLVKGLRDAGYLSEEDAEDLRTELIRLVDDVEPIYESMYEGEGFHPQRMWEDFVHSFMTYNFSTKQRMEKIDELFAVVGEAAYDHHSLEALMNELAVGKSYQGGEMYLELGGGPGGQGQIKLNLSKTLDAYAAITRCWMSKMRC from the coding sequence ATGAGTCAAATATTAGAGAATAAGATGGTTCAGATGAGGATTACAAATCTTGAGTATAAATTTGATGATATGACAGAAAAGGAAGTTGTTCATAGTATTCAAAGAATTTATTTAGAAGAAACCGGAAAACCACTTGAAGTTAATATTGAAATTGAACGTATGGATACCTATAGTCAACAATTCACATCGGATGCTAAAGGGACTGCTATCATTCTAGACAGTGAGGGAGATGAAGGTGAAATAAAGGAAATAGTATTTATCTCTAGAGGAAGTGAAACAAATAATGATTGGATAGATAATGTCTTTGGGATTGGAGTAGGGACTGGGGGCGCACAATATGCTCGAGACTCTACTACATTCATTGATATAGTTAATGAAAAAAATAAAACTGCCGATAATGTGCCCATCTATTCCTTAGCGCATTCAAAAGGGCATAATACAGTTGCAACAATCCAATTAAGGGATGAATATTTCTCAGAAGTTAATACATTCAATGGAGCGCAATCAAATACCATTCAGCAAATTATATATGATGAAGATTTCCGTTTTGAGGTTAGAAGGAAGTTTAATGTATCTGATTTAGACTCCATCCGCTCCATCCCCCCAGAAGAGCTCGAAGCCTTTGCCAAAGACTATTATGAAGACAAAGGAACGAACATTCATCAGACGCGTTCTACAAGCGATTTTCTTTATGCATTGGATGCTATGCCAGGTATGTTTGTTGTTGGAAACGTTCAAGAGCACCAAACGGATCATGTGAATGATGGGTTTGTCGGAGCAATGGACGCAATATCGAAGGAAGATTTGCAATTGATAAGTCATTTTCTTGCGCCTTATGGGGAGGTTTATGCAGAAGATGGTGTTGATGGATTGCTACAATCCGCCTTAGATGAGGCGTATCAGTTTTACGTGAACAACCCTGAAGCTGATCCGATCGATTTTGATTCCGTTAGGGATTCTATGGGAGGGCTTGTTAAAGGGCTAAGGGATGCAGGCTACTTGTCTGAAGAAGATGCAGAGGATTTGCGTACTGAGTTAATACGGTTAGTTGATGATGTCGAGCCAATTTATGAAAGTATGTATGAGGGAGAGGGCTTTCATCCTCAACGGATGTGGGAGGATTTTGTTCATTCTTTTATGACTTATAATTTTAGTACTAAGCAGCGGATGGAAAAGATCGACGAGTTGTTTGCAGTTGTTGGTGAAGCTGCCTATGACCATCATAGCCTAGAGGCGTTAATGAACGAATTAGCCGTAGGAAAGTCATATCAAGGTGGGGAAATGTATCTTGAACTTGGTGGAGGACCGGGTGGACAAGGACAAATCAAACTAAATCTTTCAAAAACCCTCGATGCCTACGCAGCGATAACAAGGTGCTGGATGAGCAAGATGCGATGTTAG
- a CDS encoding copper homeostasis protein CutC: MNPFLREICLENTTYLQKAIEAGADRIELCDNLAVGGTTVSYGVARLAAKKCRDVSVQLMGIVRPRGGNFIYTKEEQAIMKSDIHILKELGFDGVVLGCLTEKGVVDDEAMERLLHVADGLETTFHMAFDVVEDPYQTLDTLTRLGFKRVLMHGPHQNIVENIEFIRRCIDYSAGRIIIMPGGGITSSNVDFIHTATGATELHGTRILW; the protein is encoded by the coding sequence ATGAACCCGTTTTTGCGAGAAATCTGTTTAGAGAATACAACCTATTTACAAAAAGCAATAGAAGCTGGCGCAGATCGCATTGAACTCTGTGACAATTTAGCCGTTGGCGGTACGACGGTCAGTTATGGCGTCGCTCGCCTCGCCGCAAAAAAATGTCGTGACGTATCCGTTCAGCTGATGGGCATTGTTCGTCCACGCGGAGGCAACTTTATTTATACAAAAGAAGAACAAGCCATCATGAAAAGCGACATTCACATTTTAAAAGAATTAGGCTTTGATGGGGTTGTACTTGGTTGTTTAACTGAAAAGGGAGTTGTCGACGATGAAGCGATGGAGCGCCTGCTTCATGTCGCTGATGGACTCGAAACCACATTTCATATGGCCTTTGATGTAGTAGAGGATCCGTATCAAACGTTGGACACCCTCACTCGACTTGGCTTTAAGCGCGTCTTAATGCACGGCCCCCATCAAAACATTGTTGAGAATATCGAATTTATTCGTCGGTGTATCGACTATAGCGCAGGAAGAATTATCATTATGCCTGGAGGAGGAATTACATCAAGCAATGTAGACTTCATTCATACAGCTACTGGAGCGACTGAATTACACGGTACGCGGATTCTTTGGTGA
- a CDS encoding alpha/beta hydrolase → MRRKDGFFRLKMSLKWIAFLSGLFISMIVLAFAGSPLLIGTGSDFVQLGTKSWSIIGPHLVLFSCVAVVLTLVCVKKIKRPLAYTAIGLSFIALISSTWITGSIGKTIEGDDGLENPFTTFVPTSTKPIEPDRTEMYQGADGQELEALVYEPATRTEEDAPVMMYIHGGGWISGEPANWGSNARWYAERGWVVVSVEYELATEENATWNKAPEDVACGLAWTKKNASEWGGDEEQLVVIGESSGGNLAVNLAWSAALDEEPSECAIYGTAPEPQAVVASYPVINPSYTYENGNEMQGLNPQEFTEAYIGGTPNEHPDRIAAIDSSEYASPSAPPTLILEAEKDDIVPVKGVSEAAEEAQEQGVDLTRKTFPYSHHGFDSYPGSLGNVASKSVVVNYLENLGLSPG, encoded by the coding sequence ATGAGACGTAAGGATGGATTTTTTCGACTGAAAATGAGTTTGAAATGGATAGCCTTTTTGTCTGGACTATTTATTAGTATGATTGTGCTTGCATTCGCAGGTAGTCCGTTATTGATAGGGACAGGCAGTGATTTTGTACAGCTTGGGACAAAGTCTTGGAGTATTATTGGTCCCCACCTCGTGCTTTTTAGTTGTGTCGCGGTTGTGCTTACGCTTGTATGTGTTAAAAAGATTAAACGTCCTTTAGCATATACAGCAATTGGTCTTTCGTTTATAGCTTTGATATCTTCCACTTGGATTACGGGGTCGATAGGAAAGACGATAGAAGGTGATGATGGGTTAGAGAATCCATTCACTACTTTCGTGCCAACGAGTACGAAACCAATTGAGCCAGATCGGACAGAGATGTATCAAGGTGCTGATGGACAAGAGCTTGAGGCGTTGGTATATGAACCAGCTACAAGGACAGAAGAGGATGCTCCGGTTATGATGTATATTCATGGTGGTGGCTGGATTTCTGGGGAACCCGCCAATTGGGGTTCTAATGCCCGGTGGTATGCCGAGCGAGGATGGGTAGTTGTAAGCGTTGAATACGAATTGGCTACAGAGGAAAACGCGACATGGAACAAAGCGCCAGAAGATGTTGCATGTGGGCTCGCTTGGACTAAGAAAAATGCCTCCGAGTGGGGTGGCGACGAGGAACAATTGGTGGTAATTGGTGAATCATCCGGTGGGAATCTTGCGGTCAATCTTGCTTGGTCTGCAGCACTTGACGAAGAACCATCAGAGTGTGCAATTTATGGAACGGCACCAGAACCACAAGCGGTCGTCGCTAGTTATCCAGTCATTAATCCAAGTTATACGTATGAAAATGGGAACGAAATGCAAGGGTTAAATCCACAGGAATTTACGGAAGCTTATATCGGGGGCACGCCTAATGAGCACCCAGACCGAATCGCTGCAATTGATTCAAGTGAATATGCATCTCCTTCAGCACCTCCAACGCTCATCTTGGAGGCGGAGAAAGATGATATCGTTCCGGTTAAAGGGGTATCAGAGGCAGCAGAAGAAGCGCAGGAACAAGGTGTCGATTTAACGCGCAAGACCTTCCCGTATAGCCACCATGGCTTTGATTCCTATCCAGGAAGTTTAGGGAACGTAGCTTCAAAATCTGTCGTAGTTAACTATCTAGAGAATCTTGGGCTTAGTCCAGGCTAG
- a CDS encoding FMN-binding negative transcriptional regulator, whose translation MYIPKHFKMDDKEMMYDIIEANGFATLMAQHQGYPNATHLPLLLDKESGYLYGHFARANEQWQDIRNQEVLVVFQGPHCYISPSWYETDRAVPTWNYVAVHVYGQVEFVRNDELKTSLRDLVLKYEQPTSAYQFDEVDSGFLDGMAKGVVGFRIQISRMEGKAKLSQNHSDERKKRVIGQLEQSGNQNEQQIAVLMKAEGTRQVGR comes from the coding sequence ATGTACATTCCGAAGCATTTCAAAATGGATGACAAAGAAATGATGTATGACATCATTGAAGCAAATGGGTTTGCAACGCTTATGGCTCAGCATCAGGGTTACCCGAATGCAACTCATTTACCTTTACTCTTGGATAAAGAAAGTGGCTATTTGTACGGTCATTTCGCACGAGCGAATGAGCAGTGGCAAGATATTCGTAATCAAGAAGTACTTGTGGTGTTTCAAGGACCTCATTGCTATATCTCACCTTCTTGGTATGAAACAGATCGCGCAGTGCCGACGTGGAATTATGTCGCCGTTCATGTATATGGGCAAGTAGAATTTGTAAGAAACGATGAGTTGAAGACTTCGTTACGAGACCTCGTATTGAAATATGAGCAGCCAACGAGTGCATATCAATTTGACGAGGTTGACTCTGGGTTTCTGGATGGAATGGCAAAAGGCGTTGTTGGCTTCAGAATTCAAATAAGCAGAATGGAAGGCAAGGCGAAGTTAAGTCAGAATCACTCCGACGAACGAAAAAAACGAGTGATCGGCCAGCTAGAACAATCAGGTAACCAAAATGAGCAACAAATTGCGGTTTTAATGAAAGCAGAGGGAACGAGACAAGTTGGGCGTTAG